One Massilia sp. 9096 genomic window carries:
- the yhbY gene encoding ribosome assembly RNA-binding protein YhbY — MIKLTPAERSALRAEAHGLNPVVMIGEAGLTEAVLKEISSSLDAHGLIKVRVFGDDREERVAIYEQICEDLDAAPVQHIGKLLVLYRPKKDEVKERSGKAGKGLREVTIVKPSPSGTKKPTVTKVLLKGNERVTQGGNIKRAKPRQASSKKNALNK, encoded by the coding sequence ATGATCAAACTTACACCGGCCGAGCGTTCTGCCCTGCGTGCGGAAGCCCACGGACTCAATCCCGTCGTGATGATCGGCGAAGCCGGCCTGACCGAGGCCGTCCTGAAAGAAATCTCGTCCAGCCTGGATGCGCACGGCCTGATCAAGGTGCGCGTATTCGGCGACGACCGCGAAGAGCGCGTCGCGATCTACGAACAGATCTGCGAAGACCTCGACGCAGCCCCGGTCCAGCACATCGGCAAGCTGCTGGTGCTGTATCGCCCGAAGAAAGATGAAGTCAAGGAACGCTCGGGCAAGGCCGGCAAGGGCCTGCGCGAAGTCACCATCGTCAAACCGAGCCCGAGCGGCACGAAAAAACCGACCGTCACCAAGGTCCTGCTCAAGGGTAACGAACGCGTCACCCAGGGCGGCAACATCAAGCGCGCCAAGCCGCGCCAGGCCAGCAGCAAGAAAAACGCGCTCAATAAATAA
- a CDS encoding acyltransferase, translating to MTQASRIQHIDAWRCIAVLMVLVHHVTSYSHPWYGGHVWAGILSRSWKFGHLGVLIFFCISGYVICRGLVREQTTARKVDIREFYLRRFFRIVPPLGLYMLALLFFSLSGAIDVQGRQFARAALFTCNLEAACGWYLAHTWSLAYEEQFYLVFPFVFVLSTIMGGRRTLLISTLATMGGALIAGRSGFDHVAEFATVFSYMLTGCVAGAYWDDIAPHLRKIALPSWAALCCAIFVLGLVVTLPYTLQRLVDVMVVPVLICAAVLATPVSNRLVGGLFLNRTVCHLGKISFTVYLWQQLATASHPEMPPFYVLIALGGVFLLAFASYQYVELPLMRFASARSAVKPAQSQTDPETIIGESVSLST from the coding sequence ATGACCCAAGCTTCACGCATTCAGCATATCGACGCTTGGCGCTGTATCGCCGTCCTGATGGTGTTGGTGCATCACGTGACGAGCTATAGCCACCCGTGGTACGGCGGGCACGTGTGGGCTGGCATCCTTTCCAGGTCGTGGAAGTTCGGGCATCTCGGCGTCCTGATCTTCTTTTGCATCAGCGGCTACGTCATCTGCCGCGGCCTCGTGCGTGAACAAACCACGGCCCGCAAAGTCGACATCAGGGAGTTTTACCTGCGCCGGTTTTTCAGGATCGTGCCGCCGCTGGGTTTGTACATGCTGGCGCTGCTATTCTTCTCGCTGTCCGGCGCAATCGATGTGCAAGGGCGCCAATTTGCCCGAGCGGCGCTGTTTACCTGCAACCTCGAAGCAGCCTGCGGCTGGTACCTTGCGCATACCTGGAGTCTGGCCTACGAGGAGCAGTTTTACCTGGTTTTTCCCTTTGTATTTGTTTTGTCGACCATTATGGGCGGACGCCGCACGCTGCTGATATCGACCCTGGCGACGATGGGCGGCGCGCTGATTGCGGGACGATCGGGATTCGACCATGTAGCGGAATTCGCTACGGTGTTTTCGTATATGTTGACCGGATGCGTTGCCGGCGCCTACTGGGATGACATTGCGCCTCATCTGAGAAAAATCGCGCTACCGTCGTGGGCGGCATTGTGCTGCGCGATCTTCGTGCTTGGCTTGGTCGTGACGCTTCCGTATACGCTGCAGCGTCTGGTCGACGTCATGGTCGTGCCGGTCCTGATTTGCGCTGCCGTGCTGGCAACGCCGGTATCGAACCGCCTGGTCGGAGGCCTGTTCCTGAACCGCACCGTCTGCCATCTCGGAAAGATTTCTTTTACCGTATATCTGTGGCAGCAGCTTGCCACTGCGAGTCATCCGGAAATGCCGCCTTTCTACGTGCTGATTGCACTCGGTGGCGTATTCCTGCTCGCATTCGCCTCCTACCAATACGTCGAGCTGCCTTTGATGCGTTTCGCAAGTGCGCGGTCCGCGGTAAAGCCGGCGCAATCGCAGACGGATCCGGAGACGATCATCGGCGAATCGGTATCGTTGAGTACATGA
- a CDS encoding DUF4149 domain-containing protein → MINNKAIVNARLLLAALWAGSVWAVSYLAAPSAFSVLGSTQAGDVVAVMLTRSAWLAIVLAVLLAPLVARAPDLDARRRRWLFGLIAAMLACSLGVYLGLQPAMAAIRAAAGPAGVRASPQYGTFMALHGASQVLYLLESILGALLVVKSR, encoded by the coding sequence TTGATCAACAACAAGGCGATTGTCAACGCACGTCTGTTGCTGGCCGCCCTGTGGGCCGGCAGCGTGTGGGCAGTCAGCTACCTGGCCGCGCCGAGCGCCTTCAGCGTGCTGGGCAGCACCCAGGCCGGCGACGTCGTCGCCGTCATGCTGACGCGCTCGGCCTGGCTGGCGATCGTGCTGGCCGTGCTGCTGGCGCCCCTGGTCGCGCGCGCGCCCGACCTCGACGCGCGGCGGCGGCGTTGGCTGTTCGGCCTGATCGCGGCGATGCTGGCCTGCAGCCTGGGCGTCTACCTCGGCCTGCAGCCGGCCATGGCGGCGATCCGTGCGGCGGCCGGGCCGGCCGGCGTGCGCGCGTCGCCGCAATACGGGACCTTCATGGCGCTGCACGGGGCGTCGCAAGTGCTGTACCTGCTCGAGAGTATTCTGGGCGCGCTGCTGGTGGTGAAGAGCCGCTAG
- the ftsH gene encoding ATP-dependent zinc metalloprotease FtsH, which yields MNNMFSKSAIWVVVALLLFMLFKQFDNHSASGGSKTIAYSELLDDVKAKKVKDVVIEGTSITATLNDDSRVRATATMLDRGLIGDLRDNNVHFDVKPPEEPSFLQQVFISWFPMLLLIGVWVFFMRQMQGGGKGGAFSFGKSKARMMDETNNTVTFSDVAGCDEAKEEVGEIVDFLKDPTKFQKLGGRIPRGVLMVGPPGTGKTLLARAIAGEAKVPFFSISGSDFVEMFVGVGASRVRDMFENAKKHSPCIIFIDEIDAVGRHRGAGMGGGNDEREQTLNQLLVEMDGFEASSGVIVIAATNRADVLDKALLRPGRFDRQVMVGLPDIRGREQILNVHMRKVPIGTDVKADILARGTPGFSGADLANLVNEAALFAARRSKRLVEMSDFEDAKDKIYMGPERKSMVMREEERRNTAYHESGHAVIAKLLPKADPVHKVTIMPRGYALGLTWQLPEHDSLSGYKDKMLEEISILFGGRLAEEIFVGQMSTGASNDFARATKLARSMVTRFGMSESMGVMVYEDDANDGFFGGSVKTISEATQQKVDAEIRNILDNQYSLARRLLEDNRDKVEMMTKALLEWETIDADQINDIMAGRDPRPPKTPTLTKRNPPSDNGGVPQTTTAPA from the coding sequence GTGAATAATATGTTTTCCAAATCCGCCATATGGGTGGTGGTCGCGCTGCTGTTGTTCATGCTGTTCAAGCAGTTCGACAACCACAGCGCCTCGGGCGGCAGCAAGACGATTGCTTATTCCGAGCTGCTCGATGACGTCAAGGCTAAAAAGGTCAAGGATGTCGTCATCGAAGGGACGAGCATCACGGCAACCCTCAACGACGATTCGCGCGTACGCGCAACCGCGACCATGCTGGATCGCGGCCTGATCGGCGACCTGCGCGACAACAACGTGCACTTCGACGTCAAGCCGCCCGAGGAGCCGTCGTTCCTGCAGCAAGTATTCATCTCCTGGTTCCCGATGCTGCTGTTGATCGGGGTCTGGGTATTCTTCATGCGCCAGATGCAAGGCGGTGGCAAGGGCGGGGCTTTCTCGTTCGGCAAGTCGAAGGCGCGCATGATGGATGAGACCAATAACACCGTCACCTTCTCCGATGTCGCCGGCTGCGACGAGGCGAAGGAAGAAGTCGGCGAAATCGTCGATTTCCTGAAGGACCCGACCAAGTTCCAGAAGCTGGGCGGCCGTATCCCGCGCGGCGTGCTGATGGTCGGTCCCCCGGGTACCGGCAAGACCCTGCTGGCGCGCGCCATCGCCGGCGAAGCGAAAGTGCCGTTCTTCTCGATCTCCGGCTCGGACTTCGTCGAGATGTTCGTCGGCGTCGGTGCGAGCCGTGTGCGCGACATGTTCGAGAACGCCAAGAAGCACTCGCCTTGCATCATCTTCATCGACGAGATCGACGCGGTCGGCCGTCACCGCGGCGCCGGCATGGGCGGCGGCAACGACGAACGTGAACAGACCCTGAACCAGCTGCTGGTGGAGATGGACGGTTTCGAAGCGTCGTCGGGCGTGATCGTGATCGCCGCGACCAACCGCGCCGACGTGCTGGACAAGGCGCTGCTGCGTCCGGGCCGTTTTGACCGCCAGGTGATGGTTGGCCTGCCGGACATCCGCGGCCGCGAGCAGATCCTGAACGTGCACATGCGTAAAGTGCCGATCGGTACCGACGTGAAAGCCGACATCCTGGCGCGCGGCACCCCGGGCTTCTCGGGCGCCGATCTCGCCAATCTGGTCAACGAAGCAGCCCTGTTCGCCGCGCGCCGCAGCAAGCGCCTGGTCGAGATGAGCGACTTCGAAGACGCCAAGGACAAGATCTACATGGGTCCGGAGCGCAAGTCGATGGTGATGCGCGAGGAAGAGCGCCGCAACACGGCCTATCACGAGTCGGGCCACGCGGTGATCGCCAAGCTGTTGCCGAAGGCCGATCCGGTGCACAAGGTCACGATCATGCCGCGCGGTTATGCGCTCGGCCTGACCTGGCAGCTGCCCGAGCACGACAGCCTGTCGGGCTACAAGGACAAGATGCTGGAAGAGATCTCGATCCTGTTCGGCGGCCGTCTTGCCGAGGAAATCTTCGTCGGCCAGATGTCGACCGGCGCCTCGAACGACTTCGCCCGCGCCACCAAGCTGGCCCGCTCGATGGTGACCCGCTTCGGCATGTCGGAGAGCATGGGCGTGATGGTGTACGAGGACGACGCGAACGACGGCTTCTTTGGCGGTTCCGTCAAGACCATCTCGGAAGCGACCCAGCAGAAAGTCGATGCCGAGATCCGCAATATTCTCGACAACCAGTACAGCCTGGCGCGCCGCCTGCTCGAGGACAACCGCGATAAGGTCGAAATGATGACCAAGGCCCTGCTCGAATGGGAAACCATCGATGCCGACCAGATCAACGACATCATGGCCGGTCGTGATCCGCGTCCGCCGAAGACCCCGACGCTGACCAAGCGCAATCCGCCGAGCGACAATGGCGGCGTGCCGCAAACCACGACGGCGCCGGCCTGA
- the glmM gene encoding phosphoglucosamine mutase: MARKYFGTDGVRGLVGEAPITPDFVMRLGYAAGKVLAKGKTSASGRPNVLIGKDTRISGYMLEAALEAGFSAAGVDVMLAGPMPTPAIAYLTRALRLQAGVVISASHNPFQDNGIKFFSGHGTKLPDAVELEIEAALDQPMGCVSSEKLGRASRLRDAQGRYIEFCKGTFPNELDLRGLKIVVDCAHGAAYNIAPHVFHELGAEVIELGTKPDGFNINDGVGATSPKAMAKAVVEHGADLGIALDGDADRLIMCDATGRLYNGDELLYVMVRARMATGKVDGAVGTLMTNMALEVAFKEMGVGFARAKVGDRYVLEMMQERGWLFGGEGSGHLLALDKHSTGDGIVSALQVLSALKRDNQSLADCCSGLKLFPQTLINVRVQPGFDWTRNASMVAEKEAVERELGDDGRVLIRASGTEPLVRVMVEARDAELAERMAKRIAARVEA, translated from the coding sequence ATGGCACGCAAATATTTTGGTACGGATGGCGTACGCGGCCTGGTGGGCGAAGCGCCCATCACCCCCGATTTCGTGATGCGCCTCGGCTACGCAGCCGGCAAGGTGCTGGCCAAGGGCAAGACGAGCGCCAGCGGCCGGCCGAATGTGCTGATCGGCAAGGACACACGCATCTCCGGCTACATGCTCGAGGCCGCGCTGGAAGCGGGCTTTTCGGCGGCCGGTGTCGACGTCATGCTGGCCGGCCCGATGCCGACCCCGGCGATTGCCTACCTGACGCGTGCGCTGCGCCTGCAGGCCGGCGTGGTGATTTCGGCTTCGCACAACCCGTTCCAGGACAACGGCATCAAGTTCTTCTCCGGACACGGCACCAAGCTGCCGGACGCGGTCGAACTCGAGATCGAAGCCGCGCTCGACCAGCCGATGGGCTGCGTCTCGTCCGAAAAGCTGGGCCGCGCGAGCCGCCTGCGCGACGCCCAGGGCCGCTACATCGAATTCTGCAAGGGCACCTTCCCGAACGAGCTCGACCTACGCGGCCTGAAGATCGTCGTCGATTGCGCCCACGGCGCCGCCTACAACATCGCCCCGCATGTGTTCCATGAACTCGGCGCCGAAGTCATCGAACTGGGCACCAAGCCCGACGGCTTCAACATCAACGACGGCGTCGGCGCGACGTCGCCCAAGGCGATGGCCAAGGCCGTGGTCGAGCACGGCGCCGACCTCGGCATCGCGCTCGACGGCGACGCCGATCGCCTGATCATGTGCGACGCCACCGGCCGCCTGTACAACGGCGACGAGCTGCTGTACGTCATGGTGCGCGCCCGCATGGCGACCGGCAAGGTCGACGGCGCAGTGGGCACGCTGATGACCAATATGGCGCTCGAAGTCGCGTTCAAGGAAATGGGCGTGGGTTTCGCGCGCGCGAAGGTCGGCGACCGCTACGTGCTGGAGATGATGCAGGAGCGCGGCTGGCTGTTCGGCGGCGAAGGTTCGGGCCACCTGCTGGCGCTGGACAAGCACAGCACCGGCGACGGCATCGTGTCGGCGCTGCAGGTCTTGTCGGCGCTCAAGCGCGACAACCAGTCGCTGGCCGACTGCTGCAGCGGCCTGAAGCTGTTCCCGCAGACCCTGATCAACGTCCGCGTCCAGCCCGGCTTCGACTGGACCAGGAACGCTTCGATGGTCGCCGAAAAGGAAGCGGTCGAACGCGAGCTGGGCGACGACGGCCGCGTGCTGATCCGCGCATCCGGCACCGAGCCGCTGGTGCGCGTGATGGTCGAGGCGCGCGACGCCGAGTTGGCCGAGCGAATGGCCAAGCGCATCGCCGCGCGTGTGGAGGCTTAA
- the folP gene encoding dihydropteroate synthase, producing the protein MCQYFQCGRFGFDLAQRPLVMGILNATPDSFSDGGRYQALEFAMERAEQMIKDGVDIIDIGGESTRPGSPSVPLAQELDRIMPVIYGLRELGYPLSIDTCKPEVMREAIIAGADMINDINAFRAPGAIDAVKDGDCGLCVMHMQGTPQDMQAQPHYEDVVAEVVAFLRQRVDALLAAGVVPERVTIDPGFGFGKTVEHNVALLRSIGRMQYELGLPVLAGLSRKSMIGALTGRPLEQRQAGSIGGALAAVAQGARIVRVHDVAETVDALKVWNAGTTEI; encoded by the coding sequence ATGTGTCAGTATTTTCAATGCGGCCGTTTCGGCTTCGACCTCGCCCAGCGTCCCCTGGTCATGGGTATCCTCAACGCCACTCCCGATTCGTTCTCGGACGGCGGCCGCTACCAGGCGCTCGAATTCGCGATGGAGCGCGCCGAGCAGATGATCAAGGATGGCGTCGACATCATCGATATCGGTGGCGAATCTACACGGCCGGGCTCGCCCAGCGTGCCGCTGGCGCAGGAACTCGACCGCATCATGCCCGTCATCTATGGCTTGCGCGAACTGGGCTATCCCTTGTCGATCGATACCTGCAAACCCGAGGTGATGCGCGAAGCCATCATCGCCGGCGCCGACATGATCAACGACATCAACGCTTTCCGCGCGCCCGGCGCGATCGATGCCGTCAAGGATGGCGATTGCGGCCTGTGTGTCATGCACATGCAGGGCACCCCGCAGGACATGCAGGCGCAGCCGCATTACGAGGACGTGGTGGCGGAAGTGGTCGCCTTCCTGCGCCAACGTGTCGACGCCTTGCTGGCGGCAGGTGTTGTACCGGAGCGCGTCACGATTGACCCGGGATTTGGCTTTGGCAAGACTGTCGAGCATAATGTCGCCTTGCTTCGCAGCATCGGACGCATGCAGTACGAACTGGGCTTGCCCGTACTGGCCGGTCTGTCGCGCAAGTCGATGATCGGCGCGCTCACCGGGCGTCCCCTGGAGCAGCGCCAGGCCGGCAGCATCGGCGGTGCATTGGCTGCGGTAGCGCAGGGCGCGCGCATCGTGCGGGTCCATGATGTGGCAGAAACGGTGGACGCGCTGAAGGTCTGGAACGCGGGCACCACGGAAATTTAA
- the greA gene encoding transcription elongation factor GreA — translation MNTPLTKHGAELLKEELHQLKTKERRSVIDAIAEARSHGDLSENAEYDAAKERQAFVEGRIAELEQKLSTAQVIDPSTLDAEGRVVFASTVDLEDLDNGQKVTYQIVGIDEADLKQNKVSVTSPIARALIGKYAGDVVEVQAPSGPREYEILEVRYI, via the coding sequence ATGAACACTCCATTGACCAAACACGGCGCCGAACTCCTGAAGGAAGAGCTGCACCAGCTCAAGACCAAGGAGCGCCGCAGTGTGATCGATGCGATCGCCGAAGCGCGTTCGCACGGCGACCTGTCGGAAAACGCCGAGTACGACGCGGCCAAGGAGCGCCAGGCCTTCGTCGAAGGCCGGATCGCGGAACTGGAGCAGAAGCTCTCGACCGCCCAGGTCATCGACCCGTCCACGCTCGACGCCGAAGGCCGCGTCGTGTTCGCCTCCACCGTCGACCTCGAAGACCTGGACAACGGCCAGAAGGTCACCTACCAGATCGTCGGCATCGACGAAGCCGACCTGAAGCAGAACAAGGTCTCGGTTACCTCGCCGATCGCGCGCGCGCTGATCGGCAAATACGCCGGCGACGTGGTCGAGGTGCAAGCCCCGTCCGGCCCGCGCGAATACGAAATCCTCGAAGTCCGTTATATCTGA
- a CDS encoding RlmE family RNA methyltransferase, producing the protein MAKNKFNKNWIHDHINDPYVKLAQKEGFRARAAYKLKEIDEEEKLIRPGQVIVDLGCTPGSWGQYTRRKLAGGDEGGIKGTMIGLDILPMEPIADMHFIQGDFREEEVLAQLADILEGRQADLVLSDMAPNLSGIPTADAARMEHLIDLAIEFSQMHLKPTGALLVKCFKDMGFTQNVEKFRDEFKVVKQIKPKASRDKSSEIFLLGRGLKNPSA; encoded by the coding sequence ATGGCCAAGAACAAATTCAATAAAAACTGGATTCACGACCACATTAACGACCCTTACGTGAAATTAGCGCAAAAAGAGGGGTTCCGGGCACGCGCGGCCTACAAATTGAAGGAAATCGACGAGGAGGAAAAACTGATCCGGCCGGGCCAGGTCATCGTCGACCTCGGCTGTACGCCCGGCAGCTGGGGCCAGTACACGCGGCGCAAGCTGGCCGGCGGCGACGAGGGCGGCATCAAGGGCACGATGATCGGCCTGGACATCCTGCCGATGGAGCCGATAGCCGACATGCACTTTATTCAAGGTGATTTCCGCGAGGAAGAGGTGCTCGCCCAATTGGCTGATATCCTGGAAGGGCGCCAGGCCGATCTGGTGCTGTCCGACATGGCGCCGAATTTGTCGGGTATCCCAACCGCCGACGCGGCACGTATGGAGCACTTGATCGATCTTGCTATTGAGTTCTCGCAAATGCACCTCAAGCCAACCGGCGCATTGTTAGTGAAATGTTTCAAGGACATGGGGTTTACGCAGAACGTCGAGAAGTTCCGCGACGAGTTCAAAGTGGTCAAGCAGATCAAGCCCAAGGCCAGCCGCGACAAATCGTCGGAAATCTTTTTGCTGGGCCGGGGTCTGAAAAATCCAAGCGCCTGA
- the carB gene encoding carbamoyl-phosphate synthase large subunit, which yields MPKRSDIKSILIIGAGPIVIGQAVEFDYSGAQACKALREEGYKVILVNSNPATIMTDPETADVTYIEPITWKAVERIIDKERPDAILPTMGGQTALNCALDLHRHGVLDKYKVELIGATPEAIDKAEDRSKFKDAMTKIGLGSAKSGVAHTMDESRAVQRELGFPVIIRPSFTMGGSGGGIAYNEEEFEAICKRGLEASPTSELLIEESLLGWKEYEMEVVRDKKDNCIIVCSIENLDPMGVHTGDSITVAPAQTLTDKEYQIMRNASIAVLREIGVDTGGSNVQFSINPKDGRMIVIEMNPRVSRSSALASKATGFPIAKVAAKLAIGYTLDELRNEITGGATPASFEPSIDYVVTKIPRFTFEKFPTADKHLTTQMKSVGEVMAMGRTFQESFQKALRGLEVGVDGLNEKTRDREKIEEELGEPGPDRIWYVGDAFAQGFTLEEVHGLTKIDPWFLIQIKEIVDIELWLDHQKLESLDKPTLYKLKQKGFSDRRLAFLMQTTPQAVREKRHALGIRPVYKRVDTCAAEFATNTAYMYSTYDEECEANPTDKKKIMVLGGGPNRIGQGIEFDYCCVHAALAMRDDGYETIMVNCNPETVSTDYDTSDRLYFESLTLEDVLEIVDLEKPEGVIVQYGGQTPLKLALDLEANGVPIIGTSPDMIDAAEDRERFQQLLQKLGLRQPPNRTARTETEALALANEIGYPLVVRPSYVLGGRAMEIVHEQRDLERYMREAVKVSNDSPVLLDRFLNDAIEVDVDCISDGVTTFIGGVMEHIEQAGVHSGDSACSLPPYSLSQETIDELKRQTSLMAKGLDVVGLMNVQFAIQQSEVDGKTVDTVYVLEVNPRASRTVPFVSKATGLQLAKIAARCMVGQTLEQQGITKEIVPPFYSVKEAVFPFVKFPGVDTILGPEMKSTGEVMGVGQTFGEAFVKSQLAAGITLPKSGNVFLSVKSSDKPRTVKLARELVNLGFTLVATKGTAAVISAAGIPVSPVNKVVEGRPHIVDMIKNHEIAMVVNTVEEKRNAIADSRTIRTSALQARVVTYTTIAGAEAAVQGMGYIDDLRVYDLQGLHKTLN from the coding sequence ATGCCAAAACGTAGTGACATCAAAAGCATCCTGATCATTGGCGCGGGCCCGATCGTCATCGGCCAGGCAGTGGAATTCGATTACTCCGGCGCCCAGGCCTGCAAGGCCCTGCGCGAAGAAGGCTACAAGGTCATCCTGGTCAATTCGAACCCGGCGACCATCATGACCGACCCGGAAACGGCCGACGTCACCTATATCGAGCCGATCACCTGGAAGGCGGTCGAGCGCATCATCGACAAGGAGCGTCCCGACGCGATCCTGCCGACCATGGGCGGCCAGACCGCGCTGAACTGCGCGCTCGACCTGCACCGCCACGGCGTGCTGGACAAGTACAAGGTCGAGCTGATCGGCGCGACCCCGGAAGCCATCGACAAGGCCGAAGACCGTTCGAAATTCAAGGACGCGATGACCAAGATCGGCCTGGGTTCGGCCAAGTCGGGCGTCGCGCACACGATGGACGAGTCGCGCGCCGTGCAGCGCGAGCTCGGCTTCCCGGTCATCATCCGTCCGTCGTTCACGATGGGCGGCTCGGGCGGCGGCATCGCCTACAACGAAGAAGAATTCGAAGCGATCTGCAAGCGCGGCCTGGAAGCCTCGCCGACCTCGGAACTGCTGATCGAAGAATCGCTGCTCGGCTGGAAAGAGTACGAGATGGAAGTCGTCCGCGACAAGAAGGACAACTGCATCATCGTCTGCTCGATCGAAAACCTGGATCCGATGGGCGTGCACACCGGCGACTCGATCACCGTCGCGCCGGCGCAGACGCTGACCGACAAGGAATACCAGATCATGCGCAACGCCTCGATCGCGGTGCTGCGCGAGATCGGCGTCGACACCGGCGGCTCGAACGTGCAGTTCTCGATCAACCCGAAAGACGGCCGCATGATCGTCATCGAGATGAACCCGCGCGTGTCGCGTTCCTCGGCGCTGGCCTCGAAAGCGACCGGCTTCCCGATCGCCAAGGTGGCCGCCAAGCTGGCCATCGGCTACACGCTGGACGAGCTGCGCAACGAGATCACCGGCGGCGCGACCCCGGCCTCGTTCGAGCCGTCGATCGACTACGTCGTGACCAAGATCCCGCGTTTCACGTTCGAGAAATTCCCGACCGCGGACAAGCACCTGACCACGCAGATGAAGTCGGTCGGCGAAGTCATGGCGATGGGCCGCACCTTCCAGGAATCGTTCCAGAAGGCGCTGCGCGGCCTGGAAGTCGGCGTCGACGGCCTGAACGAAAAGACGCGCGACCGCGAGAAGATCGAGGAAGAGCTGGGCGAGCCGGGACCGGACCGCATCTGGTACGTGGGCGACGCGTTTGCCCAGGGCTTCACGCTGGAAGAAGTGCACGGCCTGACCAAGATCGATCCGTGGTTCCTGATCCAGATCAAGGAAATCGTCGACATCGAGCTGTGGCTGGATCACCAGAAGCTGGAAAGCCTGGACAAGCCGACGCTGTACAAACTGAAGCAAAAGGGCTTCTCGGACCGCCGCCTGGCCTTCCTGATGCAGACCACGCCGCAGGCGGTGCGCGAGAAGCGCCACGCTTTGGGTATCCGTCCGGTCTACAAGCGCGTCGACACCTGCGCCGCCGAGTTCGCCACCAACACCGCCTACATGTACTCGACCTACGACGAGGAGTGCGAGGCCAACCCGACCGACAAGAAGAAGATCATGGTGCTGGGCGGCGGTCCGAACCGCATCGGCCAGGGCATCGAGTTCGACTACTGCTGCGTGCACGCGGCGCTGGCGATGCGCGACGACGGCTACGAGACCATCATGGTCAACTGCAATCCGGAGACCGTGTCGACCGACTACGACACGTCGGACCGCCTGTACTTCGAATCGCTGACGCTGGAAGACGTGCTCGAGATCGTCGACCTGGAAAAGCCCGAAGGCGTGATCGTCCAGTACGGCGGCCAGACTCCGCTGAAACTCGCGCTCGACCTGGAAGCCAACGGCGTGCCCATCATCGGCACCTCGCCGGACATGATCGACGCCGCCGAAGACCGCGAGCGTTTCCAGCAGCTGCTGCAAAAGCTCGGCTTGCGCCAGCCGCCGAACCGCACCGCGCGCACCGAAACCGAAGCGCTCGCCCTGGCCAACGAGATCGGCTACCCGCTGGTGGTGCGTCCTTCGTACGTGCTGGGCGGCCGCGCGATGGAAATCGTGCACGAGCAGCGCGACCTCGAGCGCTACATGCGCGAAGCGGTCAAGGTGTCGAACGATTCGCCGGTGCTGCTGGACCGCTTCCTGAACGACGCGATCGAAGTCGACGTCGACTGCATCTCGGACGGCGTCACCACCTTTATCGGCGGCGTGATGGAGCACATCGAACAGGCCGGCGTGCACTCGGGCGACTCGGCCTGCTCGCTGCCGCCGTACTCGCTGTCGCAAGAGACCATCGACGAACTCAAGCGCCAGACCTCGCTGATGGCCAAGGGCCTGGACGTGGTCGGCCTGATGAACGTGCAGTTCGCGATCCAGCAGTCCGAAGTCGACGGCAAGACCGTGGATACCGTGTACGTCCTGGAAGTGAACCCGCGCGCCTCGCGCACCGTGCCGTTCGTCTCGAAGGCGACCGGCCTGCAGCTGGCCAAAATCGCCGCGCGCTGCATGGTCGGCCAGACCTTGGAACAGCAGGGCATCACGAAAGAGATCGTCCCGCCGTTCTACAGCGTCAAGGAAGCCGTGTTCCCGTTCGTGAAGTTCCCGGGCGTCGACACCATCCTCGGCCCCGAGATGAAGTCGACCGGCGAAGTCATGGGCGTGGGCCAGACCTTCGGCGAAGCCTTCGTGAAGTCGCAGCTGGCGGCCGGCATCACGCTGCCCAAGTCCGGCAACGTGTTCCTGTCGGTGAAGTCCTCGGACAAGCCGCGCACCGTCAAGCTGGCGCGCGAACTCGTCAACCTGGGCTTCACGCTGGTGGCGACCAAGGGCACCGCGGCCGTCATTTCCGCCGCCGGCATCCCGGTCAGCCCGGTCAACAAGGTGGTCGAAGGCCGGCCGCACATCGTCGACATGATCAAGAACCACGAGATCGCGATGGTCGTGAACACGGTCGAGGAAAAGCGCAATGCGATCGCCGACTCGCGCACCATCCGCACCTCGGCGCTGCAGGCGCGCGTCGTGACCTACACGACGATCGCCGGCGCGGAAGCGGCGGTGCAGGGCATGGGCTACATCGACGATCTGCGTGTCTACGATTTACAAGGCCTGCATAAGACCTTAAACTAA